Proteins found in one Neurospora crassa OR74A linkage group II, whole genome shotgun sequence genomic segment:
- a CDS encoding cytochrome c oxidase subunit VIb — translation MSDDERVTKPFKFVTGVDARFPNVNQTKHCWQNYVDYHKCILAKGEDFAPCRQFWLAYRSLCPSGWYQRWDEQREAGNFPVKLE, via the exons ATGTCCGACGACGAGCGCGTTACCAAGCCCTTCAAGTTCGTCACTG GTGTCGACGCCCGTTTCCCCAACGTCAACCAGACCAAGCACTGCTGGCAAAACTACGTTGATTACCACAAGTGCATTCTCGCCAAGGGCGAGGACTTCGCTCCCTGCCGCCAG TTCTGGCTCGCCTACCGCTCTCTCTGCCCCAGCGGCTGGTACCAGAGATGGGACGAGCAGCGTG AGGCTGGCAACTTCCCCGTCAAGCTGGAGTAA
- a CDS encoding peptidyl prolyl cis-trans isomerase Cyclophilin, producing MTDTTRWKATVHIRGLAPAVTTATIHDAFIPFGEIADISLPKNEKPDSTDPHRGFAYVEYEDEEDAKEAIDNMDQSELFGRVIRVSAAKIPKSAKEGLGSKTAVWEQEGWLAENAVSEEDRLAATAPDDPMQGLEGLDVAGPKPQ from the exons ATGACAGACACTACGCGCTGGAAAGCCACCGTCCACATTCGCGGTCTTGCACCCGCCGTGACGACAGCCACCATTCACGACGCCTTCATTCCTTTTGGCGAGATCGCCGATATCTCGCTGCCCAAGAATGAGAAGCCCGACTCAACGGATCCGCACAGGGGCTTCGCCTATGTCGAGtacgaggatgaagaagacgcTAAAGAGGCCATTGACAACATGGACCAGTCCGAGCTGTTTGGCAGAGTAATCAGGGTCTCGGCGGCAAAGATCCCTAAGAGCGCGAAAGAAGGGTTGGGATCCAAGACTGCCGTTTGGGAGCAG GAAGGATGGCTGGCTGAGAATGCCGTCAGTGAGGAGGATCGTTTGGCTGCTACTGCGCCTGATGACCCTATGCAGGGCCTCGAGGGGCTAGATGTGGCTGGACCGAAACCGCAATAA
- a CDS encoding protein transporter sec-31 gives MVRLREIPRTAAFAWSPGANPLLVTGTRSGAVDADFSDETKLELWDLKLDSQEQGLELQPIASITAESRFYDIAWGQPNDEHPRGVIAGAMENGSLDLWDAEKLIAGEDALISRTTKHTGPIKALQFNPLRPQVLATAGAKGELFVWDVNDTSAPFRLGTAAAHDIDCLAWNPKVANILATGGAGGFVTVWDLKTKKASLTLNNHRKAVSAIAWDPENSTKLLTASSDDTAPVILLWNLRNSQAPEKTLQGHDQGILSLSWCQQDAGLLLSCGKDNRTLIWNPQTGERYGEFPEATNWTFYTRFNPHNPNLSATASFDGKIAIQTLQNTNPSAAPAAQNNLSDDDFFSKAASQPQAASFSLPRAPAWIERPVGVSFGFGGKLVFFNKVETAAGQKRSSKLQISSFSIDSDIGSATDKFEQAIQSGDIASICEEHIENAKTDEEKAEWQVMQTLSESDGRTKIIERLGFIKDEPVEEAKEAESPMSPEPKQEDSASLKPNGGEAKKHRRVVSMWGDGDDGEDFLSEIAATKGAKTDNPFNLLSVGNTHLEDQITRALILGKFEKAVEICLKEERWSDAFLIANCGSKELVEKVQTAYLQQKRGSPSYLRLISSVVAKNLWDIAYNADLADWKETMVTLCTYADPSEFPDLCEALGDRILESGNRKDASFCYLIGSKLEKVVGLWVDELQETEQAALNEEAGDSTFSVHAKSLQQFIEKVTIFRHVTKFNDSETSLTEGWKLAALYDKYLEYADIAAAHGQLSVAQKYLDLLPTSYPPAETARNRVRLATQKAGAQTAVRQATPAGRTTTTTSSRTAAPVGYQQPSLVPAPANPSSLNPYAPPVPAPVSAAASNPYAPPLAPVSAAASQYGASSSTYAPPQNQGYAPSGYTPPTQSYAPTSVTGYGVPAQNFGQPSPLGGPPKATAPPVQLKRDGVWNDVPMVTKAPPRRNTPSVAPLTSPFPGQPGIASPPPAGPFQQGAPTPPPPPKGSAPPRNVGAPPTGPPRPSSVSSNATNPYAPPPPAAGLQPTYGVPPAPRTASPYNPPPSAAAPPANRYAPAPATQQYTQGPPSGSGIAPPPASGAYTPAPPAASQQYAAAPPPPRAGFSAPPPASRPPGGGPPPAAGAPPQQQAPPPAAPPKPRYPPGDRSNIPEHAKELVDILSRDMQRVASKAPASFAPQVKDTQKRLNILFDHLNNEELIKTETIDQLAQLAGALAGKNYDIASKIQVEISKEKTEECGQWMVGVKRLISMSKATP, from the exons ATGGTCCGGTTGAGAGAGATCCCCCGGACTGCGGCCTTCGCTTGGTCGCCCGGCGCAAACCCCCTGCTCGTAACGGGTACCCGGTCAGGTGCCGTCGATGCCGACTTCTCAGACGAGACTAAGTTGGAGCTATGGGATCTCAAGTTGGACAGCCAGGAACAGGGCCTGGAGCTCCAGCCTATAGCTAGCATTACCGCAGAGTCCAG GTTCTACGACATCGCATGGGGCCAGCCCAATGACGAACATCCCCGGGGAGTTATTGCCGGCGCCATGGAAAACGGCTCGTTGGATCTATGGGACGCCGAGAAGCTGATCGCCGGCGAGGACGCCCTCATCTCGCGCACCACCAAGCACACTGGTCCCATCAAGGCCCTACAGTTCAACCCTCTGAGGCCCCAAGTACTCGCTACTGCCGGTGCCAAGGGCGAGCTGTTCGTCTGGGATGTGAACGACACCTCGGCTCCCTTCCGCCTCGGCACCGCTGCCGCCCACGATATCGATTGCTTGGCCTGGAATCCCAAGGTCGCCAACATTCTGGCCACTGGTGGTGCAGGAGGCTTTGTTACCGTATGGGAtctcaagaccaagaaggcATCTCTCACCTTGAACAACCATCGCAAGGCTGTCAGCGCCATTGCTTGGGATCCAGAGAACTCGACCAAGCTCCTGACGGCTTCATCCGATGATACCGCTCCCGTCATCCTGCTCTGGAACCTTCGCAACTCCCAAGCGCCAGAGAAGACGCTCCAAGGCCACGATCAGGGCATTTTGTCGCTTTCGTGGTGCCAGCAGGATGCAGGGTTGCTTCTTTCTTGCGGCAAGGACAACCGGACCCTGATTTGGAACCCTCAGACTGGAGAGCGTTATGGAGAGTTTCCTGAGGCTACCAACTGGACTTTTTACACCCGTTTCAACCCCCACAACCCGAATCTGTCGGCCACAGCATCCTTTGACGGCAAGATCGCTATCCAGACCCTCCAGAACACGAACCCCTCGGCGGCTCCCGCGGCCCAGAACAACCTTTCTGATGACGATTTCTTCTCAAAGGCCGCGTCCCAGCCGCAGGcggcttccttctctctgCCCCGGGCACCCGCCTGGATCGAACGCCCCGTTGGCGTTTCCTTTGGCTTCGGTGGCAAGCTTGTCTTCTTCAACAAGGTGGAGACAGCTGCTGGCCAGAAGAGGTCTTCCAAGTTGCAgatctcctctttctccatCGACTCCGACATTGGCTCCGCAACCGACAAGTTCGAACAAGCCATTCAAAGCGGCGACATTGCGAGCATCTGCGAAGAGCATATCGAGAACGCCAAGACGGACGAGGAGAAGGCTGAGTGGCAGGTGATGCAGACCCTCAGTGAGTCTGATGGGCGGACCAAGATCATTGAGCGTCTTGGTTTCATCAAGGACGAGCCGGTCGAGGAGGCTAAGGAGGCCGAGTCACCCATGTCTCCTGAGCCGAAGCAGGAGGATTCTGCATCTCTGAAGCCTAACGGCGGAGAGGCCAAGAAGCATAGGCGTGTTGTAAGCATGTGGGGAGACGGCGACGATGGCGAAGATTTCCTGTCTGAGATCGCCGCTACCAAGGGAGCCAAGACCGACAACCCCTTTAACCTTCTGAGCGTGGGCAACACTCACCTGGAGGATCAGATCACCAGGGCCTTGATCCTGGGCAAGTTTGAGAAGGCGGTAGAGATCTGCTTGAAGGAGGAACGATGGTCGGATGCCTTCTTGATCGCCAACTGCGGCAGCAAGGAGCTTGTGGAAAAGGTTCAGACTGCTTATCTCCAACAGAAGAGAGGTAGCCCCAGCTATCTGCGGCTCATCAGCTCTGTTGTAGCCAAGAACCTGTGGGATATCGCCTACAACGCGGATCTTGCCGACTGGAAGGAGACCATGGTTACCCTTTGCACCTATGCTGATCCTTCCGAGTTCCCCGACCTCTGCGAGGCCCTGGGTGACCGCATCTTGGAGTCTGGTAACAGGAAGGATGCCTCTTTCTGCTACCTGATCGGCTCGAAGCTGGAGAAGGTTGTCGGTCTCTGGGTGGACGAGCTTCAGGAGACTGAGCAAGCTGCCTTGAATGAGGAGGCCGGTGATTCCACCTTCTCGGTCCATGCCAAGTCCCTTCAGCAGTTCATCGAGAAGGTGACCATCTTTCGCCATGTGACCAAGTTCAACGACAGCGAGACGAGTCTCACTGAGGGCTGGAAGCTGGCCGCTCTGTACGATAAATACCTCGAGTATGCTGACATTGCGGCTGCTCATGGCCAGTTGTCGGTTGCCCAGAAGTATCTCGATCTTCTGCCTACCAGCTACCCTCCTGCGGAGACAGCCCGCAACCGTGTCAGGCTTGCCACTCAGAAGGCTGGTGCTCAGACTGCCGTTCGGCAAGCCACCCCCGCTGgtcgcaccaccaccaccacctcctcccgtACCGCTGCTCCGGTCGGGTATCAGCAGCCCAGCTTGGTTCCGGCTCCGGCCAACCCCAGCTCTCTAAACCCTTACGCCCCGCCTGTGCCGGCACCGGTAAGCGCTGCGGCCAGCAACCCTTACGCTCCTCCTCTCGCCCCTGTTTCTGCCGCCGCTTCCCAGTACGGAGCCTCGTCGTCTACATACGCGCCTCCCCAGAACCAGGGATATGCCCCGTCAGGATACACACCACCCACTCAAAGCTATGCTCCTACGTCCGTCACTGGATATGGCGTTCCCGCTCAAAACTTTGGTCAGCCTAGCCCACTTGGTGGTCCCCCCAAGGCCACCGCGCCTCCAGTGCAGCTCAAGAGAGACGGTGTCTGGAATGATGTGCCCATGGTGACAAAGGCTCCTCCTCGTAGGAACACGCCAAGCGTTGCCCCCCTCACTTCTCCATTCCCTGGCCAACCCGGCATTGCATCTCCGCCACCAGCTGGCCCCTTCCAGCAGGGTGCGCctacgccgccgccgcccccgaAGGGTTCTGCGCCTCCGAGAAATGTCGGCGCGCCACCAACCGGCCCTCCCAGACCTTCTTCGGTCTCAAGCAACGCTACTAACCCCTATGCTCCCCCTCCGCCTGCCGCCGGTCTGCAGCCAACATATGGAGTCCCGCCCGCTCCCCGGACGGCTTCTCCATACAAccctcccccctccgccgccgcgccCCCAGCCAACCGGTACGCCCCTGCTCCTGCCACGCAGCAGTACACTCAGGGACCACCATCCGGTTCTGGAatagctcctcctccggcgtCTGGAGCCTACACTCCTGCCCCTCCAGCAGCCTCTCAGCAATATGCTGCtgccccaccaccacctcgggCGGGCTTCTCGGCACCTCCCCCAGCGTCTAGGCCTCCCGGCGGTGGCCCTCCTCCCGCTGCTGGTGCTCCTCCCCAGCAGCAGGCCCCTCCTCCCGCTGCCCCACCTAAGCCCAGATACCCTCCTGGTGACCGCTCTAACATCCCTGAGCACGCCAAGGAGCTCGTCGACATCCTGAGCAGGGACATGCAACGCGTGGCCTCCAAGGCCCCTGCCTCCTTCGCTCCCCAGGTCAAGGATACCCAAAAGCGTCTCAACATCCTCTTCGACCACCTGAACAACGAGGAGCTGATCAAGACCGAGACCATTGACCAGCTGGCTCAGTTGGCCGGCGCGTTGGCTGGAAAGAACTACGATATTGCGTCCAAGATCCAGGTGGAGATTTCCaaagagaagacggaggagtgTGGTCAGTGGATG GTCGGTGTCAAGCGTCTGATCAGCATGAGCAAGGCCACTCCTTAG